CAAGGAGGTGTTACCATGAAAAACGATGACCTAAAACACACAACAAACGATGCCGGGATCCCCGTTCCCAGCGACGAGTATTCTCTCACTGTGGGGCCCAACGGACCCATCCTGCTGCAGGACCACTACCTCATCGAGCAGATGGCCAACTTCAACCGGGAGCGGATCCCGGAGCGCCAGCCCCACGCGAAGGGTGCCGGGGCCTTCGGACACTTCGAGGTGACCAACGATGTCAGCGCCTATACCAAGGCATCGGTCTTCCAGCCGGGAACGAATACGGACACGTTGATCCGGTTCTCGACGGTGGCCGGAGAGCGCGGCAGCCCTGACACCTGGCGGGACCCACGCGGCTTTGCACTGAAGTTCTACACCAGCGAAGGCAACTACGACATGGTGGGCAACAACACTCCTGTGTTCTTCATACGTGACCCGATGAAGTTCCAGCACTTTATCCGCTCCCAGAAGCGCCGTGCAGACAGCGGACTGCGCGACAACGACATGCAGTGGGACTTCTGGACCCTGTCTCCCGAGTCGGCGCACCAGGTCACGTGGCTGATGGGTGACCGCGGGATTCCCAAGACGTGGCGGCATATGAATGGCTACTCGAGCCACACCTATATGTGGATAAACCTGGACGGCGAGCGCTTCTGGGTGAAGTACCACTTCAAGACCGACCAGGGTATCGAATTCCTCACGCAGGAAGAGGCCGACCGGATAGCCGGGGTTGACGCTGACTACCACCGGCGTGACCTGTTCGAGTCAATCAAGAGGGGTGATCACCCCAGCTGGACGCTGAAGGTACAGATCATGCCCTTCGAGGACGCCGAGACCTACCGGTTTAACCCCTTTGACCTGACGAAAGTGTGGCCGCACGGTGACTACCCGCTGCACGAGGTCGGTCGGCTGACTCTGGGCCGCAACCCGACAGACTTCCACACCGAGATCGAGCAGGCGGCGTTCGAACCGAACAACCTCGTGCCGGGAATCGGTGTCAGCCCGGACAAGATGCTGCTCGGACGTCTCTTCGCCTACGCCGATGCCCACCGTCACCGCCTGGGTGTCAACTACAAGCAGATACCGGTCAACCGGCCAAAGGCACCTGTTCACAGCTACAGCAAGGACGGGGCGATGCGGGTTCAGAACGTATCCGACCCCGTATACACACCGAACTCAAAGGGCGGCCCGCAGGCTGACGGTAAGCGCTATCCCGAGGCAGCGATATGGGATGCCAGCGGTAAATTCATCCGCTCCGCCTATACACTTCATGAGGAGGACGACGACTTCGGCCAACCCGGAACCCTGGTGCGTGAGGTCATGGACGATGGGCAGCGCGACCGGCTGGTCTCCAACGTGGTCGGACACCTTAAGAAAGGTGTGTCCAAACCCGTGCTGCAGCGTGCTCTTGAATACTGGCGCAACATCGATAAGGAGATCGGCAACCGTATCGCTAAAGGCTTGAACAGCGGCTGATCGCCCTGTTCATTTAGCGACAACTCCCTTTAAACCTCTTGAAATCAGGGTAGCAAGGTTTGCAAGAATGCGCGGCAGGGCCAGGCCTCCGGGTGATGCAAGGTATTTCGGTTCCCACTCCGGGTCAAATTTATCTTTATATTCACGAAGTCCCTGAAAATTATAAAAATGTTCTCCATAACGAAATACAAATGAACCCAGCTTATTCCAAAGAGGAGCAAGGGCATGGGCTTCCAGACCTGACAATGGGGCCATCCCAAGATTAAACCAGTGATATCCTTCGTTTTTTCCCCAGAGCATAATTTCTATAAAAAGATAATCCATAAGACCATTAGGGGCGTCCGGAACATGCCGCATTAAATCAAGTGAAAGCTCCTCCTTTTCACCGCCGGGCCAGATATTGGCAAATGCCATAATCCTTTTATCCTTTCTGACTATTGCTGCCGGAAATTCTTTCAGGTATTCCTCATCAAAAAAACCAAGTGAAAATCCCTTCTCTCTGGTATTTTTTTCAGCTAACCATGCATCTGATATTTTCTTAAACTCAGGTAATATAAGAGGGACATCACCCTGATTGATTATCTCAAATGTAAATCCTTCCTTCGTGAGTTTGTTATGAATTCGTCGAAAGTCTTTACGATTGCCTTCGTCAAGAGAAAATGACTCAAGTCTGACATGGCCTTCTTCTCCAAGTTTGAGCAAGGTGAGACCAAGATCAAGGTATAAGAATAAGTTCTTCTGTTGAACTTCATAAAATACTGTCCACCCATCTTTACGGTCACAGATCTCCGTGAAATGCCAGATAAGCTCCGGCATTTCTTTCTCCTTGCCAACAGGGTCACCCAGCGCCACCCAGCTGCGACCTTCGATGCCATACATTATGAATGCATCTCTGTTATCACTGAATAGCAGCGACTTATCCCTGAGAAGGGCAAGATTAGCATAAGTATTCTCTGAATTCCTGATTATACTCCTTGCAATATCCAGGTCTTCCATCCTTAGAACTTCAGGTTCATGTGTAGCAGGGCTTAGAAGCCTGACCATTGCAAAGACCAGGGCAGCCCCAATCGCTCCTATTGTTGCCCGTAAAAACCGCGGGACATCTCCGGAAAGAGTCAGGCGCCACCAGAGTTCATTTGAATATTCTACATGTTTATATGAAAACATCCCAAACCAGACAGAACAGATAAGAATAAGAATTATAGCTCCGACCCATCCAGCGGAAAATCTCTGACTGATGAGAGAAGCCTTGCGGTAAAAGTGTTTCCTACATGGGATTAGCGCGAAAAACATAACTGCTAATATAGCGGCCTCTTCATAATC
The window above is part of the Nitrospirota bacterium genome. Proteins encoded here:
- the mprF gene encoding bifunctional lysylphosphatidylglycerol flippase/synthetase MprF, with the translated sequence ESLHLPFTSVKPIGILFLILTAGYLLLSILKKKPFKIRSFEFSIPRPGLSLSQIIVSCVDWSIAGSVLYFLLPSSEALSYPNVLGIFLLAQIAGLASQVPGGLGVFDTIVLILLSQTLPSYSVVGSLIVYRGIYYLLPLGVATALLGIHEFLQKKKVVVQVTSVFGQWIPRLIPHAFAYITFLGGAILLFSGSTPTVIWRYELLQDFLPIPVIEVSHFLGSVVGVCLLIIAWGLQRRLDGAYIITLFLLFAGAVFSLLKGADYEEAAILAVMFFALIPCRKHFYRKASLISQRFSAGWVGAIILILICSVWFGMFSYKHVEYSNELWWRLTLSGDVPRFLRATIGAIGAALVFAMVRLLSPATHEPEVLRMEDLDIARSIIRNSENTYANLALLRDKSLLFSDNRDAFIMYGIEGRSWVALGDPVGKEKEMPELIWHFTEICDRKDGWTVFYEVQQKNLFLYLDLGLTLLKLGEEGHVRLESFSLDEGNRKDFRRIHNKLTKEGFTFEIINQGDVPLILPEFKKISDAWLAEKNTREKGFSLGFFDEEYLKEFPAAIVRKDKRIMAFANIWPGGEKEELSLDLMRHVPDAPNGLMDYLFIEIMLWGKNEGYHWFNLGMAPLSGLEAHALAPLWNKLGSFVFRYGEHFYNFQGLREYKDKFDPEWEPKYLASPGGLALPRILANLATLISRGLKGVVAK
- a CDS encoding catalase — protein: MKNDDLKHTTNDAGIPVPSDEYSLTVGPNGPILLQDHYLIEQMANFNRERIPERQPHAKGAGAFGHFEVTNDVSAYTKASVFQPGTNTDTLIRFSTVAGERGSPDTWRDPRGFALKFYTSEGNYDMVGNNTPVFFIRDPMKFQHFIRSQKRRADSGLRDNDMQWDFWTLSPESAHQVTWLMGDRGIPKTWRHMNGYSSHTYMWINLDGERFWVKYHFKTDQGIEFLTQEEADRIAGVDADYHRRDLFESIKRGDHPSWTLKVQIMPFEDAETYRFNPFDLTKVWPHGDYPLHEVGRLTLGRNPTDFHTEIEQAAFEPNNLVPGIGVSPDKMLLGRLFAYADAHRHRLGVNYKQIPVNRPKAPVHSYSKDGAMRVQNVSDPVYTPNSKGGPQADGKRYPEAAIWDASGKFIRSAYTLHEEDDDFGQPGTLVREVMDDGQRDRLVSNVVGHLKKGVSKPVLQRALEYWRNIDKEIGNRIAKGLNSG